The following are encoded together in the Euwallacea fornicatus isolate EFF26 chromosome 11, ASM4011564v1, whole genome shotgun sequence genome:
- the mRpS26 gene encoding small ribosomal subunit protein mS26, protein MLRLVKNLNTFKLCTSCYSTAMPYNPALLPDHKSHRKPRWIPIAKSKQFRIPPVPQIPDDENQELLRLFNNYRNNVRSIRKYLIQKHSYENQTTIETEEIVKQFKEDFLKCQTINNEWNENVKIAREARVNKEHERDLTCARKKVEEELIKQEQIHELSEELVKKEKEASVSFITPENIDAVIDKVLIEIVDYNFAIDLQGEKLLGRESKYTKQLEQKAVSVK, encoded by the exons ATGTTACGCCTCGTTAAAAACTTGAATACCTTTAAACTATGCACCAGTTGTTACTCCACTGCAATGCCATACAATCCTGCTCTCTTGCCGGATCACAAGAGCCATAGAAAACCCCGCTGGATCCCCATAGCTAAAAGCAAACAATTCCGAATCCCCCCAGT ACCACAAATTCCAGATGATGAGAACCAAGAACTCCTTAGGCTGTTTAATAACTACAGGAATAACGTCAGGTCaatccgaaaatatttaattcagaAGCATTCATATGAAAATCAGACAACTATAGAAACTGAGGAAATAGTAAAGCAGTTTAAAGAGGATTTCTTGAAATGTCAAACAATTAACAATGAATGgaatgaaaatgtaaaaattgctAGAGAGGCTCGAGTCAACAAAGAACATGAACGTGATTTAACGTgtgcaagaaaaaaagtagaaGAAGAGCTGATAAAACAAGAACAAATTCATGAGTTAAGTGAAGAATTAGTGAAGAAGGAAAAAGAGGCATCAGTTTCATTTATAACGCCTGAAAACATTGATGCAGTTATTGATAAAGTGCTTATTGAAATTGTTGATTATAATTTTGCTATTGACTTGCAAGGGGAAAAGCTCTTGGGAAGAGAAAGTAAATATACTAAACAATTGGAACAAAAGGCAGTTAgtgtaaaatag
- the LOC136342212 gene encoding tumor protein D54 isoform X2 — translation MSSHSPTVEEAMAADHVAPDLSHLTPEEKEHQEKMWKEELAQIEDEIVTLRTVLSSKMRRSAELKRNLGITFLKEVSDDINQGIKNVKESNVYQTVENKVEQVAKAVTEAPLYQKTSSVIGGLTSNLSNKIGQMRHSESFKSFEEKVGSAYENVKGKVVSRSSSQQSVNEEARSRSGSVATSPSIPEEKPLA, via the exons ATGAGCAGCCACAGTCCCACTGTTG AAGAAGCAATGGCTGCGGACCATGTTGCCCCTGACCTTTCCCACCTGACTCCTGAGGAAAAGGAGCACCAGGAAAAGATGTGGAAGGAGGAATTGGCCCAAATAGAAGATGAAATTGTTACTCTTAGAACAGTTTTGTCTTCGAAAATGCGTAGAAGCGCCGAACTGAAGAGAAACCTGGGAATTACCTTCCTGAAAGAGGTGTCAGATGATATTAACCAGGgtattaaaaatgtgaaagaaAGCAACGT ATATCAGACTGTTGAAAATAAGGTAGAACAAGTTGCTAAGGCTGTTACTGAAGCCCCGCT gtATCAGAAGACTTCCTCAGTAATAGGAGGTTTAACAAGCAACTTGAGCAACAAAATTGGACAAATGAGGCATTCAGAGTCGTTTAAGTcttttgaggaaaaagttgGTTCTGCCTatgaaaatgtcaaa GGAAAAGTCGTCTCAAGATCTAGTTCCCAGCAGAGTGTCAATGAAGAGGCACGTTCAAGGTCTGGATCAGTGGCAACCAGCCCTTCTATTCCAGAAGAAAAGCCTTTGGCTTAA
- the LOC136342215 gene encoding larval cuticle protein LCP-17-like → MMKPVFVVLATFLASALTLPAGGDPKNAQILRSESDITPEGSYQYAYETDNGISAQEQGNIQPQGPEQAIKSVSGQFQFLTPENEQIQISYVADENGYQPTGNALPTPPPIPLAIQKALEYIAAHPQPAEPQQQKRF, encoded by the exons ATGATGAAGCCAGTATTT GTGGTATTAGCAACCTTCCTGGCTTCCGCCTTGACCCTGCCTGCTGGAGGGGATCCCAAGAATGCGCAAATTTTGCGATCAGAGTCTGATATCACCCCTGAAGGAAGCTACCAATATGC gTATGAGACTGACAATGGTATATCTGCCCAAGAACAAGGCAACATCCAGCCCCAAGGTCCGGAACAGGCCATTAAGTCCGTCTCTGGCCAGTTCCAGTTTTTGACTCCTGAAAACGAGCAGATTCAGATTTCTTATGTTGCGGACGAGAATGGATATCAGCCCACCGGGAACGCTCTTCCCACTCCTCCACCCATTCCTCTGGCGATCCAGAAGGCCCTCGAGTACATTGCGGCTCATCCTCAGCCTGCCGAGCCTCAGCAACAGAAGAGGTTCTAA
- the LOC136342212 gene encoding tumor protein D52 isoform X1 encodes MTDEGESPSLDYIEDPYFNPPDSTSTPSLDNLDETDYLEEYDLLENELDIFDLRQLDFDEVASSSLDNDEYVNVEAEFFNVKRANAIIRTFLRNKVKRQVRVRYSDLTKPYLAKLPKDSNFRKYLAISLNHSEEAMAADHVAPDLSHLTPEEKEHQEKMWKEELAQIEDEIVTLRTVLSSKMRRSAELKRNLGITFLKEVSDDINQGIKNVKESNVYQTVENKVEQVAKAVTEAPLYQKTSSVIGGLTSNLSNKIGQMRHSESFKSFEEKVGSAYENVKGKVVSRSSSQQSVNEEARSRSGSVATSPSIPEEKPLA; translated from the exons ATGACAGATGAGGGTGAGAGCCCCAGCCTAGATTACATTGAAGACCCATATTTTAACCCTCCAGACAGTACTTCCACCCCTAGCCTAGATAATTTAGATGAAACAGATTATTTAGAAGAATATGATCTCCTTGAGAATGAgttagatatttttgatttgagGCAGCTGGATTTTGATGAAGTTGCCAGCAGCTCTTTGGATAATGATGAATATGTGAATGTCGAAGCTgagttttttaatgtaaagAGGGCTAATGCGATTATCAGAACATTTTTACGCAACAAAGTTAAGAGGCAGGTTAGGGTTCGTTACAGTGATTTAACAAAGCCTTATTTGGCCAAATTACCCAAAGACAGTAATTTTAGGAAGTATTTAGCTATTAGTTTAAATCACAGTG AAGAAGCAATGGCTGCGGACCATGTTGCCCCTGACCTTTCCCACCTGACTCCTGAGGAAAAGGAGCACCAGGAAAAGATGTGGAAGGAGGAATTGGCCCAAATAGAAGATGAAATTGTTACTCTTAGAACAGTTTTGTCTTCGAAAATGCGTAGAAGCGCCGAACTGAAGAGAAACCTGGGAATTACCTTCCTGAAAGAGGTGTCAGATGATATTAACCAGGgtattaaaaatgtgaaagaaAGCAACGT ATATCAGACTGTTGAAAATAAGGTAGAACAAGTTGCTAAGGCTGTTACTGAAGCCCCGCT gtATCAGAAGACTTCCTCAGTAATAGGAGGTTTAACAAGCAACTTGAGCAACAAAATTGGACAAATGAGGCATTCAGAGTCGTTTAAGTcttttgaggaaaaagttgGTTCTGCCTatgaaaatgtcaaa GGAAAAGTCGTCTCAAGATCTAGTTCCCAGCAGAGTGTCAATGAAGAGGCACGTTCAAGGTCTGGATCAGTGGCAACCAGCCCTTCTATTCCAGAAGAAAAGCCTTTGGCTTAA
- the LOC136342212 gene encoding tumor protein D54 isoform X3 — protein MTDEEEAMAADHVAPDLSHLTPEEKEHQEKMWKEELAQIEDEIVTLRTVLSSKMRRSAELKRNLGITFLKEVSDDINQGIKNVKESNVYQTVENKVEQVAKAVTEAPLYQKTSSVIGGLTSNLSNKIGQMRHSESFKSFEEKVGSAYENVKGKVVSRSSSQQSVNEEARSRSGSVATSPSIPEEKPLA, from the exons ATGACAGATGAGG AAGAAGCAATGGCTGCGGACCATGTTGCCCCTGACCTTTCCCACCTGACTCCTGAGGAAAAGGAGCACCAGGAAAAGATGTGGAAGGAGGAATTGGCCCAAATAGAAGATGAAATTGTTACTCTTAGAACAGTTTTGTCTTCGAAAATGCGTAGAAGCGCCGAACTGAAGAGAAACCTGGGAATTACCTTCCTGAAAGAGGTGTCAGATGATATTAACCAGGgtattaaaaatgtgaaagaaAGCAACGT ATATCAGACTGTTGAAAATAAGGTAGAACAAGTTGCTAAGGCTGTTACTGAAGCCCCGCT gtATCAGAAGACTTCCTCAGTAATAGGAGGTTTAACAAGCAACTTGAGCAACAAAATTGGACAAATGAGGCATTCAGAGTCGTTTAAGTcttttgaggaaaaagttgGTTCTGCCTatgaaaatgtcaaa GGAAAAGTCGTCTCAAGATCTAGTTCCCAGCAGAGTGTCAATGAAGAGGCACGTTCAAGGTCTGGATCAGTGGCAACCAGCCCTTCTATTCCAGAAGAAAAGCCTTTGGCTTAA
- the ath gene encoding ATP-dependent RNA helicase DHX33, whose amino-acid sequence MFFGNQNIGPSPAKSPKLSSKKPNGLAKRAITFTSVNGNSKPKLSIQDQRRQLPIFHNKSKLIELIRKNKTLIILGEAGCGKTTQIPQYINGARLHENGKIAITQPRRVAAISVALRVANEHGTEMSIGKYVGYSVRFEDVTSPETKIKFLTDGMLLREAISDRLLLAYTVVMLDEAHERTVHTDVLFGIVKKAQKVREERNLSPLRIIITSATMDVDHFARYFNDCPVIYLEGRTFPINVHYIKDQIEDYQRGCIATFFQIHKDAPPEHDVLIFLTGQEEIESCAHKIRILAKDPEVEGPPVKVCTLYAAQPGLQQMAVFSPAPYGTRKVIISTNIAETSVTISGIKYVIDSGMVKSRSFHSSTGLEMLKVQRISREQADQRTGRAGRESSGTCYRLYTRAQFDLMKKSTVPEIQKCNLNSVALQLLALGLHMKTFDFMDKPPIESLEAAFEQLKVLGAIEDVESINLTSLGKKLAKFPLDPKFGNVLLMAEKYGCVKEALIVVALMSSESVLLNPPSRREQAQAARDKFRTGYGDHLTLLNVYRAFESVGKNNVRSWCHEHFINLRNINYIREVVKQLQEICKKCDIRISTSGSDLDRLRKCLLAGLFMNVAELRKDQQYSYVTLDKRQVTQIHPQSVVHGQLPHYVIFTEVVQTTKCYLRDLTTVDGEWLKEIAPDYFKSRNIKFNDHS is encoded by the exons ATGTTTTTCGGCAATCAGAACATTGGTCCGTCCCCTGCTAAAAGCCCCAAACTTAGCTCCAAAAAACCCAATGGACTGGCTAAGCGAGCTATTACATTCACCAGTGTAAATGGCAACAGTAAGCCCAAATTAAGCATACAGGACCAACGAAGGCAGTTACCTATTTTCCACAATAAGAGTAAACTTATTGAActaattaggaaaaataaaacccTAATTATTTTGGGAGAAGCTGGGTGTGGGAAAACCACTCAGATTCCTCAGTATATTAATGGGGCAAGACTGCATgagaatggaaaaattgccATTACACAACCAAGGAGAGTTGCTGCTATTAGTGTTGCTTTGAGAGTTGCTAATGAACATGGAACAGAG ATGAGCATTGGTAAATATGTGGGTTATTCTGTacgatttgaagatgtcacttcacctgaaacaaaaatcaaattcttgACTGATGGAATGCTGCTTCGTGAAGCTATAAGTGACAGGCTTCTTCTAGCCTATACTGTGGTAATGCTTGATGAGGCTCATGAACGTACAGTGCATACTGATGTGCTTTTtggaattgttaaaaaagctcaaaaagtCCGGGAAGAGAGGAACTTATCACCATTAAGA ataataatAACATCAGCCACAATGGACGTGGATCATTTTGCCAGATACTTCAATGATTGCCCTGTAATTTATCTTGAAGGTAGAACATTCCCTATAAATGTACATTATATTAAGGACCAAATTGAGGACTATCAAAGAGGATGTATTgccacattttttcaaattcataaaGATGCTCCCCCAGA GCATGACGTTTTAATATTCCTAACAGGGCAAGAAGAGATTGAATCATGTGCACATAAAATCCGAATTCTTGCAAAAGACCCTGAAGTTGAGGGTCCACCAGTTAAAGTATGCACTTTATATGCAGCTCAACCAGGGCTACAGCAAATGGCTGTTTTCAGTCCTGCACCATATGGCACTAGAAAAGTTATAATCAGCACCAATATTGCAGAAACAAGTGTCACTATAAGTGGAATTAAATATGTCATTGATAGTGGAATGGTTAAATCTAGATCATTCCATTCTTCAACTGGCTTAGAGATGTTAAAAGTTCAAAGGATTTCGCGAGAGCAGGCGGATCAGAGAACTGGGCGGGCTGGAAGGGAATCTTCAGGAACTTGCTATCGGCTGTATACAAGAGCTCAATTCGATTTAATGAAAAAGAGCACAGTTCCTGAGATACAAAAGTGCAATTTGAATTCTGTAGCTTTGCAGCTGCTGGCTTTAGGGTTACATATGAAAACCTTTGACTTTATGGATAAACCTCCTATAGAGAGCTTGGAAGCTGCGTTTGAGCAGCTGAAAGTTTTAGGTGCCATTGAAGATGTTGAGTCTATTAATTTGACTTCTTTAGGAAAGAAACTAGCCAAGTTTCCTTTAGATCCTAAATTCGGAAATGTTTTACTCATGGCAG aaaaatatggaTGTGTTAAGGAAGCCTTGATAGTGGTGGCTCTGATGTCTAGCGAGTCGGTGCTTCTAAACCCCCCTTCTCGAAGGGAACAGGCGCAGGCAGCTAGAGATAAATTCCGTACTGGATACGGGGATCATCTCACCCTTTTGAACGTTTACAGAGCGTTTGAGAGTGTGGGGAAAAACAATGTCCGTAGCTGGTGTCATGAGCATTTTATTAATCTGCgtaatataaattacattCGAGAGGTTGTTAAACAACTGCAA GAAATATGTAAGAAATGTGATATTCGTATTTCGACAAGTGGCAGTGATTTGGatcgtttaagaaagtgtTTGTTGGCCGGATTGTTTATGAATGTGGCGGAGTTGCGTAAGGATCAACAATACTCGTATGTTACG CTGGATAAACGACAAGTGACCCAAATTCACCCTCAATCGGTGGTGCATGGCCAATTGCCTCACTACGTCATTTTCACAGAAGTGGTCCAGACTACCAAGTGTTACCTCAGGGATTTGACAACAGTGGATGGCGAGTGGCTTAAAGAAATCGCCCCTGATTACTTCAAAAGCCGCAATATCAAGTTTAATGACCATagctga
- the Stam gene encoding signal transducing adapter molecule 1: protein MGLFGNATDSAIAEEVERATSDKLVEEDWQIIMNICDKAGKSGDDAKTWLKAIVKRLFNSDPHVGLKAVTLLDACVKNSGKIFHIEVASRDFENDFTKLMTKADPHVAKKLREALKRWADTEFKSDGQLSLIPSLYNKLINSYDFSTPDTPVKKRTSKTTDPNVVESQEEEEQILKAIELSLKETTGSPKKPLTTSAVQPASSSLYPSVNSISTATAIAAAPGKEARKVRALYDFEAAEDNELTFNAGEIIMVLDDSDPNWWKGSNQRGDGLFPANFVTADLSVEPEKFLFEKAKKTVQFKEEVKVVEKDPEEIEINENKINRLLHLLHEADPTNPETDTDELLSLEREVNAMGPLIDAELERVDQKHAQLTQLSADLVEALGLYHTLMREPQPPAALAKMCYEPQYAYPSPQFNGSLPPMMHIPPHMFQLPPGLPQQSLQHESLPYQPSMQYQMQHQLPPAGQMHPPIMPQPQQQSMPHTFSQMVDDRAGPVFHQGMPQPAFSSNGPFSQTNLQAPPGQQPNYVTSSTHMMQ, encoded by the exons ATGGGGCTCTTTGGAAACGCTACAGACTCTGCTATTGCAGAAGAAGTTG AGCGTGCCACAAGTGACAAACTTGTGGAAGAAGATTGGCAGATTATAATGAATATATGTGATAAAGCTGGAAAGTCTGGAGATGATGCTAAAACCTGGCTTAAAGCAATTGTTAAACGTTTATTTAATTCCGATCCTCATGTGGGACTAAAGGCTGTAACT CTTTTGGATGCCTGTGTTAAAAACTCAGGAAAAATATTCCACATTGAGGTAGCTTCAAGAGACTTTGAGAATGACTTTACCAAGTTAATGACAAAAGCAGATCCACATGTGGCCAAAAAGTTGAGAGAGGCTTTGAAACGTTGGGCAGACACTGAATTTAAGTCAGATGGCCAACTCAGTTTGATCCCATCtttgtataataaattaataaactctTATGATTTCTCCACTCCAGATACC CCTGTGAAGAAGCGGACTTCCAAAACTACAGATCCAAATGTAGTAGAGTCACAAGAGGAGGAAGAGCAGATTTTGAAAGCCATTGAGCTATCTTTAAAGGAAACCACAG gATCCCCCAAAAAACCTTTAACTACATCAGCAGTACAGCCAGCTTCTTCTTCATTATATCCTTCAGTAAATAGCATTTCAACAGCAACAGCGATTGCTGCTGCTCCAGGCAAAGAAGCTCGGAAAGTTAGAGCTTTATATGATTTTGAAGCAGCAGAAGATAATGAATTGACTTTCAATGCTGGGGAAAtaa tCATGGTTTTGGATGATTCTGATCCAAATTGGTGGAAAGGTAGCAATCAGAGGGGTGATGGATTGTTTCCTGCTAATTTTGTTACTGCTGACTTATCAGTAGAACCAGAAAAGTTTT TATTTGAGAAAGCCAAAAAAACTGTCCAATTTAAAGAGGAAGTTAAAGTAGTGGAAAAAGATCCtgaagaaattgaaataaatgaaaacaaaatcaatCGCCTGCTTCACTTGCTTCATGAAGCTGATCCTACTAACCCAGAAACTGATACTGATGAATTGCTTAGTCTTGAGA GAGAAGTCAACGCAATGGGGCCCTTAATCGACGCAGAACTGGAACGCGTCGATCAAAAGCATGCTCAGTTGACTCAACTCAGCGCAGATCTTGTTGAGGCTTTAGGCCTGTACCACACTTTGATGCGCGAGCCACAGCCACCAGCAGCTTTAGCCAAAATGTGTTACGAACCCCAATATGCATACCCTTCTCCCCAATTTAATGGGTCTCTGCCCCCAATGATGCATATACCTCCGCATATGTTCCAATTACCACCGG GGTTGCCACAACAAAGCCTTCAGCATGAGAGTTTGCCTTATCAACCGTCCATGCAGTACCAAATGCAGCATCAATTGCCTCCTGCTGGGCAGATGCACCCTCCAATAATGCCTCAACCTCAACAGCAGAGCATGCCTCATACATTTTCTCAAATGGTCGATGATAGAGCGGGACCTGTTTTCCATCAAgg CATGCCGCAACCGGCATTTTCCAGCAACGGCCCTTTCTCCCAAACCAACTTACAAGCACCTCCCGGTCAGCAACCAAACTATGTTACCTCCAGTACACATATGATGCAGTAA
- the LOC136342214 gene encoding uncharacterized protein isoform X1: MIEEEACSSTTSKSRTKPQHKPSKKGLIFLSSIPPYMNVTKLREIFSKFGKVGRIYLHLEGGNKDSKSQDKKKKKHKMAKKFTEGWVEFDKKCVAKRVAALLNNTQISTRKKSKHYDYMWNMKYLSNFKWTHLHERLTYEKLEKNKRLRGDIQLSKKKTNFFDLNVNKKKDKDSINKEYENVGEILNDAVMGVEEEPKESREEVFQSLLC, translated from the exons ATGATTGAGGAAGAAGCCTGTTCAAGTACTACCTCGAAATCTCGGACGAAGCCACAACATAAACCCTCCAAAAaaggtttaatatttttatcttcAATTCCTCCATACATGAATGTTACAAAGCTCAGAGaaatcttttcaaaattcggcAAAGTGGGAAGAATATACCTTCATTTAGAAGGAGGAAACAAAG aCAGTAAATCACAAgacaaaaagaagaaaaaacacaaaatggcAAAGAAATTCACTGAGGGATGGGTGGAATTTGACAAGAAATGTGTTGCCAAAAGAGTAGCTGCTCTGCTCAACAACACTCAAATAAGTACCAGGAAGAAGTCAAAACACTATGATTATATGtggaatatgaaatatttatccAACTTTAAGTGGACCCACTTGCACGAGAGGTTGACTTatgaaaaattagagaaaaataagAGACTTAGAGGCGACATTCAGTTGTCTAAGAAAAAAACTAACTTCTTTGATttgaatgttaataaaaagaaGGACAAAGACAGTATTAATAAGGAATATGAGAATGTAGGGGAGATTTTGAATGATGCTGTAATGGGCGTGGAAGAGGAGCCAAAAGAGAGTAGAGAAGAGGTCTTCCAATCACTACTCTGTTGA
- the LOC136342214 gene encoding activator of basal transcription 1-like isoform X2, producing the protein MIEEEACSSTTSKSRTKPQHKPSKKDSKSQDKKKKKHKMAKKFTEGWVEFDKKCVAKRVAALLNNTQISTRKKSKHYDYMWNMKYLSNFKWTHLHERLTYEKLEKNKRLRGDIQLSKKKTNFFDLNVNKKKDKDSINKEYENVGEILNDAVMGVEEEPKESREEVFQSLLC; encoded by the exons ATGATTGAGGAAGAAGCCTGTTCAAGTACTACCTCGAAATCTCGGACGAAGCCACAACATAAACCCTCCAAAAaag aCAGTAAATCACAAgacaaaaagaagaaaaaacacaaaatggcAAAGAAATTCACTGAGGGATGGGTGGAATTTGACAAGAAATGTGTTGCCAAAAGAGTAGCTGCTCTGCTCAACAACACTCAAATAAGTACCAGGAAGAAGTCAAAACACTATGATTATATGtggaatatgaaatatttatccAACTTTAAGTGGACCCACTTGCACGAGAGGTTGACTTatgaaaaattagagaaaaataagAGACTTAGAGGCGACATTCAGTTGTCTAAGAAAAAAACTAACTTCTTTGATttgaatgttaataaaaagaaGGACAAAGACAGTATTAATAAGGAATATGAGAATGTAGGGGAGATTTTGAATGATGCTGTAATGGGCGTGGAAGAGGAGCCAAAAGAGAGTAGAGAAGAGGTCTTCCAATCACTACTCTGTTGA